One genomic window of Elaeis guineensis isolate ETL-2024a chromosome 2, EG11, whole genome shotgun sequence includes the following:
- the LOC140855187 gene encoding uncharacterized protein has product MAAHVRPFPLLSLFAPSPLSALTMKSTSSIAVIGSGISGAVCASLLAGRGVSVTVFESGRGAGGRMSQRRETMEDGRVLFFDHGAPYFTVNHDEVMSLVGPWESRGLVAEWKETFGSFDRNTGKFLDFEKEGLTKKYVGVPGMNSICKALCHEPGVEAKFGITVGKINWLQDRSIWSLTGLDGENLGRFDGVVASDKNVTSPRFTGVTGRPPPLDVSSSPELAVMSQDIPVRSCFVLMLAFREPLLSFQIMEARLRAMGSGLLKLKNVRYPTLLKGCKLVIGGRFHCFGTNEQNMEEISGFGKACSDIGCNPS; this is encoded by the exons ATGGCAGCCCATGTACGCCCCTTCCCGCTTCTCTCTCTCTTCGCGCCATCTCCTCTCTCTGCACTCACCATGAAAAGCACTTCGAGTATAGCCGTCATAGGCAGCGGAA TTTCCGGGGCGGTGTGCGCGTCTCTTCTGGCCGGCAGAGGAGTTTCCGTCACTGTTTTTGAATCAGGGAGAGGAGCCGGTGGGAGGATGTCTCAAAGGAG AGAAACCATGGAAGATGGGAGAGTACTCTTTTTTGACCATGGTGCTCCATATTTTACTGTGAATCATGACGAAGTAATGAGTCTTGTCGGCCCATGGGAATCACGGGGCCTTGTCGCCGAGTGGAAGGAGACTTTTGGGTCATTTGACAGAAACACTGGCAAGTTCCTTGATTTTGAGAAG gAAGGGCTAACTAAGAAATATGTGGGTGTTCCAGGCATGAACTCAATATGCAAAGCACTATGTCACGAACCTG GAGTGGAGGCCAAGTTTGGCATCACTGTTGGCAAAATCAATTGGCTTCAGGATAGAAGTATATGGTCGTTGACTGGTTTAGATGGGGAAAATCTAGGCCGGTTTGATGGTGTAGTGGCCTCAGACAAAAATGTAACTTCACCAAGATTTACTGGGGTAACTGGAAGACCTCCACCTCTTG ATGTGTCATCATCTCCAGAATTGGCAGTGATGTCACAAGATATTCCTGTTCGTTCTTGTTTTGTTCTTATGTTGGCATTCCGAGAACCACTTTTGTCA TTTCAAATAATGGAAGCACGATTAAGAGCCATGGGTTCAGGTTTGTTGAAGCTGAAAAATGTAAGGTATCCGACATTGCTGAAGGGTTGTAAACTTGTAATAGGTGGTCGTTTCCATTGTTTTGGGACTAATGAACAGAATATGGAAGAAATTTCTGGATTTGGAAAAGCTTGCAGTGACATTGGGTGTAATCCTTCATAG